From the genome of Granulicella cerasi:
ATATTCGTGAAAAAGTTCAACGTGCGGAGTGGGTTAAAGTCCGTGCTCAGAATACGAAAGGGGAATTCTTTGAAGTAGATGGTGAGGAGTTGCTGGCCCGTGCGATGCAGCACGAGATCGATCATCTTCACGGCATCCTCTTCATCGATCACCTTAGCCGTCTCAAGCGCGATCTTGTCCTGCGCCGCATCAAGAAGCTGATTCGCAACGGCGACTGGAAGTAGTACCGGAGGCGTTTGTGAAGCTCGTTTTCTGTGGAACCCCGCTTTTTGCCGTCCCCAGCCTGAAGGCCGTGTTGGCGGCCGGGCACGAGGTCGCCCTCGTGCTGACGCAGCCCGACAAGCCCGCCGGCCGAGGCATGGCACTGCGCCCTTCGTCGGTGAAGCAGTTCGCCCTGGAGCAGGGACTGGCGGTCGCGCAGCCGGACAAGCTGCGGAACAATGTGGAAATCGAGTCCCAACTGAGGGAAATCGCTCCCGATGCGATCTGCGTCGTCGCCTACGGCAAACTGATCCCTACCTGGATGCTCGAATTGCCGCGCTTCGGCAACATCAACGTCCATGGATCGCTGCTGCCGAAGTACCGCGGTGCGGCACCCATCCAATGGGCGGTGGCCAACGGCGAAGCCGAGACCGGCGTGACCACGATGTTGCTCAACGAGGGCCTCGACACTGGCGACATGCTCTTGGAGCGCCGTCTGGCGATTCCGACGACCGCAACCTCCGCCGAACTTTTTCCACAGCTCTCCGAGGTCGGCGCTTCTGCCCTTGTGGAAACCCTCGCAGGGCTCGAGGCGGGGACGATCCAGCGTCAGAAGCAGGATGACTCGGAGGCCACGCTTGCTCCGCAACTCACCCGGGAAGATGGAAATGCGAATCCTGCCGAGCGGAACGCCTTGTGTATATTCAATCGTTGGCGTGGATTTCAGCCATGGCCCGGGGCCTACACCATGTTGCGTGGTAAGCGATTTATTTTGAAAGAATTGTCGCTTGTTTCTGAAGTAAAAGTTTCAGCAGGAACGCTTGAAGTTCGCGATGGAAAGCTGCTCATGGGCACCTCGGATGGCAGTGCGCTGGAACTGCTCGAAGTCCAACTCGAGGGCAAGCCGGCGATGCCAGGCGGGCAGTTCGCTCGCGACTTTCAGGTGAAGTCGGGTGAGCGCGTTGGCTAACGATCCTCGTCATCGCCGACCCGCTTTCCCACAGCCGCTCAAGCCTGTGAGCCCGGCTCGATGGGCCGCTTTCCGTGTGCTCGAAGCAGTGGAAAATTCGGATTCCCACTCCGACGACCTACTGCATGGGCCGCTGCTGGCCAAGCTCACACCACAGGACACGGCACTCGCCAACGCGCTGGTCATGGGGACACTCCGCCAGCAACTCGCGCTGGAAGACCGGCTGATCCCGCTACTCGCACGGCCCGACGCGCCAATGCTTTCGCCAGTCGCCAATGCGCTTCGCCTTGGTGCATTCCAGTTGCTGCATATGGATCGGGTTCCGGCGCACGCCGCTATCAGCGAGAGCGTGGAGCTTGTCCGCCACGCCGGACACCCCGGCGCTGCCGGCTTAGTGAACGCGCTGCTGCGCAAGCTTTCCACCGAGATCGTCACCCCGCGTCGTCCGCTGGTCGAGTCCATCGACGCGATGGCGGCCCGCCTGGGACATCCCGCGTGGCTGGTGAAACGGTGGGTAGATACCTACGGCAAGGCGGCCACCGAAACGATCTGCGCTTATGATCTCGTGGAGCCTCCGGCCGGCGAGCTTTTCCCGGATGCGGCGTTCCCGATGGACGACGGCTCGCGACTGGTGGCTGAACTGACTGCGGCCGCCAAGCCTGAGGCGAAGTCGGTTTGGGACGCGTGCGCGGCGCCCGGCGGCAAGACCCTGGTGTTGGCGAACCGTCTGCCGGAGGCCAAGTTTCTTGCCACCGATGCCAGCCCGAAGCGCCGCGAGCGTCTGGCCGATCGGCTTGACCGCGAGTTGCCGGGACGTGTTCGTACGCGTACCGCGGATGCCGCAAAGTTGCCGACCACCGAGGGACGCTTCGATCTCATCCTGATCGATGCGCCTTGCTCGGGCACCGGAACGTTGGCGCGCAACCCGGAGATCAAGTTGCGCCTTGCGGCCGAGGACATCGCTCGCCAGTCGGCCCGCCAGCGAGAAATCCTGCTTGCCGCCCTCCACCGTCTTGAACCCGGCGGACGCATCGTTTATTCGACCTGCTCGCTGGAGCCGGAGGAGAACGAGCGCGTCGTTGGCAGCCTACGCGACGTGAAGATCGTCCCTGTGGCGCCGCTGCTTATGCAGCTGAAGTTGCCGGCGGGGGAGAACCTCCTGAGCGGCGCCTTCCTGCGCACGCTTCCGGGGGTGGGGTTCGCTGGAGACGGCTTCTTCGCCGCTATTCTCGAAAAGGCTTAGCCGTGGTTTAGTGCTCGGTGGGCGCCGTTGTGGTCACAGCGGCGGGAGCATTCACGGTCAAGTGCGAGAAGGTGAGCCTCACCACGTCACCGCGATTTGCGCGATGTCCTGACTCCGGTGACTGGCTCACGACCGGGCCTGAGGGGCCGGTGCTTTGCGCCACATCCGGCGGGGCCGCGGGACGGGCGATCGGCTCGCCTGCCGCATCCAATAACGTGCCGTTGGGACCGGGGTGGGCGCCGGGAGGAAGCGCCGTCGCTGCGATATTGGTGGTGGTCTGGCCGATGAGAGCGGTCTTCAGACCGAGCGCGGCGGCGGCCCTGTTCGCCGCGGGGTAGCTTAGGCCGACAAAGCTTGGCAACACGAACGCCGCAGACGCGCCTGATCCCGAAGAACTGAGCAGCAGGGAAATACGTGGCTGGTCAACGCCAGCGTCGGGCGGAGGAGTCTGCGCGAGCACGATGTCCGCGTCGCCGGGAGCATCGAGGTGCGCGAGCGTGCCGAGGTCAAGCTGATCGCGGCGAATCGCCATCGCGGCCGATCGCTCGGTTTTGCCGACAACGTCCGGAATCGTGACCTGCTGCGGGCCGAGGGATTCGGTGACGCGCACCTGCCAGCCCTTGCGCACCTGTGAGCCAACCGCGGGGGCCTGCGAGAGGATGCGTCCGGTGGGAACGGTCGTCGAGTAGAACTTGTTTTCGATGGTGAGGTCGAGGCCGGCGCGCAGGGCGGCGTCCGTGGCTTCGGAGACGGTCATGCCCGAAAAGCTGGGGACGTCCGTCTCGCCGGTGTGCAGCGCGATGCGCATGGTGATGCCAGCCATGACGAGCATGGTGGCGATCATCGTCAGTGCCGTGAAGGCGATGATAAAGAGGCGCTTCATCTTGGGTCCGCAGACAAGGATATCGCGACGGGCTCTTCGTGGCAGTTGTCGGTCGCGGGCTCAGGGTGGATGAACACGCGGGTCACGTCGGGATGGTCGTGGCGGAACGCCGCTTCCAGGTCGGTGATGACAGCGTGTACGCGGTCCATGGCCATGCCGTCGGGCAGCGTGCAGTGGCAGGAGATCTGCAGCCCGTGCGCGGCGCCGCCGTGCGAACGCGTTACGCGGATCTCGTGCACGTCGATAATGTCGCGGAACTCGCGCGCCACCTTGAGGAAATTGCGTTCCAGCGCGGCTGCCGGCGGACCGGACGCGGCTTCGTCGATCGTCGAGGGTTCGCTCTCGATGTGCGTGAGGAGGGAACGGACCTCAGGCACGTCATGGCGAATGTCGGCTTCGAGCCTGGAGGCCACATCGTGTGCCTCGCGCAGCGTCATCGTCTCCGGCACTTCGAGGTGTTGTTCCACATGCAGGGAGCCGTCGATCTGCTGCACGGTCACGTCGTGGATGGAGAGATTGGCGCGAGCGGCGACCGCACGGACGCGGTCGAAGACAGACTCCGAGGACGCAACTGCTGCGAGCGTGGAGACGACGACGTCGGCGTCTGGCAGAAACTGCTGCACGGCATAGCGTGCGGCCAGCGTGACCTGCTCGGCGCGCTGGAAGGTAAGGTTGCGCGGCAGGCCGAGCGTCATGTCGACGAAGTACTTCGGCCCTGAACGACGCACGCGCAGGCGTTCGACGCTGAGCACATCGGTGATGCGCTCCAGCTCGCGGACGATGTCGCGGTGGCGCTGCTGCCGGACTTCAAGGGGCGTTGCGTCTGTCAGCGAGTCGATGGTGATGCGCGCGAGGCGCAGCGTAACGAAGAGGATGATGCCTGCCACGATGAGAGCGGCGATGGGGTCGGCGAAGTCCAGGGCGGCGATGCCGAAGCGTTGACCGATATACGAGCACGCGAGGCCGAGCATGACGGCGGACGCGGACCAGATGTCCGTACCGAAGTGGATCGCGTCGGCTTCGAGCGCTTCGGACTGATGTTCCTTAGCGGCCTTGTGGAGAGCACGCGAGCGCGTGAGGTCGACAGCGATGCTGCAGCCCAGCACGACGAACGGCCAGGGAGAAAAAGCCAGATGGAGATGATCGGGATGACGCAGGCGCGACACGGCTTCATAGGCGATCCAGCCGCAGGATCCGAGCATCAGCAGAATCTCAAACGCGGCGGAAAGATTTTCGACCTTGCCGTGACCGTAGTTGTGGTCGTCGTCGGCGGGACGGTCGGACGCCCGCACCGCCAGCAACGTCACGCCGGAAGCTACGAGATCAATGCCAGAATGCGCGGCTTCGGAGAACATGCCGAGCGAGCCGGTGAGCACGCCTGTGACGAGCTTCAGCAGCGTGATGGCCGTGGCCGCCACCAGCGAGGCTAAGGCCGCCGCTCGTTTGGATTCGCTGGCTTCGTTCGTGGACTCGACCGTCATCCCTCCGAGGATACCGCGTACGGCGTCCTCCTTTCGAGGATTTCCAACCTGGGCCTCTGGTTTGCATTTGTGCGGTAGATTGCCTGATCCTCTTGCTATGAAGACGAAGCGGGAAAGGATGAGCGAGGCGCGGCTGGAGCTGGCGACGTTGATTGCGAAGCAGGTGCAGGAAGAAGGAGACTTTCCGGCGGCCGTGCCGGGGCTGCATTTGTATCGTCGGCATGAGCCTGTGGTGGGGGCGTGCCAGGTATACGAGCCGGCGTTTGCGATCGTCGCTCAAGGCGCTAAGGTCGTGGATGTCGGAGGAGAAAGCTTCCCCTTCGGCGAGGCGAGTTGTCTGCTGACTCCGGTCCATGTGCCCGCGCTCTCGCGCATTACGCGGGCTTCACTCACGCGGCCTTATCTGGCATGCGCTGTGTTGCTGGATCTTCAGATGGCGCGTGAGCTCATGACGGAGCTTGATGTCGTGAAAGGTGACGAGCGCGGTCATGCTGTGACGGTTGGACCGATGTCGCCGGAGTTAATGGATGCCGTGCTGCGCCTGGTGCGATTGAACGAGAAGCCCGGTGACATCCCTGTGCTGGCTTCGTTATTGCAGCGCGAGATTTTGTATCGCCTGCTGACGAGCACGATGGGTGGAATGCTGCGGCAGATCGTCACGACTGGC
Proteins encoded in this window:
- the fmt gene encoding methionyl-tRNA formyltransferase, coding for MKLVFCGTPLFAVPSLKAVLAAGHEVALVLTQPDKPAGRGMALRPSSVKQFALEQGLAVAQPDKLRNNVEIESQLREIAPDAICVVAYGKLIPTWMLELPRFGNINVHGSLLPKYRGAAPIQWAVANGEAETGVTTMLLNEGLDTGDMLLERRLAIPTTATSAELFPQLSEVGASALVETLAGLEAGTIQRQKQDDSEATLAPQLTREDGNANPAERNALCIFNRWRGFQPWPGAYTMLRGKRFILKELSLVSEVKVSAGTLEVRDGKLLMGTSDGSALELLEVQLEGKPAMPGGQFARDFQVKSGERVG
- a CDS encoding transcription antitermination factor NusB; protein product: MSALANDPRHRRPAFPQPLKPVSPARWAAFRVLEAVENSDSHSDDLLHGPLLAKLTPQDTALANALVMGTLRQQLALEDRLIPLLARPDAPMLSPVANALRLGAFQLLHMDRVPAHAAISESVELVRHAGHPGAAGLVNALLRKLSTEIVTPRRPLVESIDAMAARLGHPAWLVKRWVDTYGKAATETICAYDLVEPPAGELFPDAAFPMDDGSRLVAELTAAAKPEAKSVWDACAAPGGKTLVLANRLPEAKFLATDASPKRRERLADRLDRELPGRVRTRTADAAKLPTTEGRFDLILIDAPCSGTGTLARNPEIKLRLAAEDIARQSARQREILLAALHRLEPGGRIVYSTCSLEPEENERVVGSLRDVKIVPVAPLLMQLKLPAGENLLSGAFLRTLPGVGFAGDGFFAAILEKA
- a CDS encoding PASTA domain-containing protein → MKRLFIIAFTALTMIATMLVMAGITMRIALHTGETDVPSFSGMTVSEATDAALRAGLDLTIENKFYSTTVPTGRILSQAPAVGSQVRKGWQVRVTESLGPQQVTIPDVVGKTERSAAMAIRRDQLDLGTLAHLDAPGDADIVLAQTPPPDAGVDQPRISLLLSSSGSGASAAFVLPSFVGLSYPAANRAAAALGLKTALIGQTTTNIAATALPPGAHPGPNGTLLDAAGEPIARPAAPPDVAQSTGPSGPVVSQSPESGHRANRGDVVRLTFSHLTVNAPAAVTTTAPTEH
- a CDS encoding cation-efflux pump gives rise to the protein MTVESTNEASESKRAAALASLVAATAITLLKLVTGVLTGSLGMFSEAAHSGIDLVASGVTLLAVRASDRPADDDHNYGHGKVENLSAAFEILLMLGSCGWIAYEAVSRLRHPDHLHLAFSPWPFVVLGCSIAVDLTRSRALHKAAKEHQSEALEADAIHFGTDIWSASAVMLGLACSYIGQRFGIAALDFADPIAALIVAGIILFVTLRLARITIDSLTDATPLEVRQQRHRDIVRELERITDVLSVERLRVRRSGPKYFVDMTLGLPRNLTFQRAEQVTLAARYAVQQFLPDADVVVSTLAAVASSESVFDRVRAVAARANLSIHDVTVQQIDGSLHVEQHLEVPETMTLREAHDVASRLEADIRHDVPEVRSLLTHIESEPSTIDEAASGPPAAALERNFLKVAREFRDIIDVHEIRVTRSHGGAAHGLQISCHCTLPDGMAMDRVHAVITDLEAAFRHDHPDVTRVFIHPEPATDNCHEEPVAISLSADPR
- a CDS encoding AraC family transcriptional regulator translates to MKTKRERMSEARLELATLIAKQVQEEGDFPAAVPGLHLYRRHEPVVGACQVYEPAFAIVAQGAKVVDVGGESFPFGEASCLLTPVHVPALSRITRASLTRPYLACAVLLDLQMARELMTELDVVKGDERGHAVTVGPMSPELMDAVLRLVRLNEKPGDIPVLASLLQREILYRLLTSTMGGMLRQIVTTGSQSHRVARAVEWLRVHYREPFRTDELAEHARMGVSTLHHHFREMTGSSPLQFQKQLRLFEARRLMLMNGMDAATAAFETGYESATQFSREYRRQFGAPPRRDVVELMTVGELALVS